The genomic DNA AAAATTTTAACAGGTGTTTATACAAAAGATTCTGGAGAAATCATCATCAATGGGAAATCACAAGAAATACATAATATTCGAGAGAGTGAGAATCTAAAAATTGCTTTTATTCATCAAGAGTTAAATGTACTTCGTGAAATGAGCATTGTAGACAATATGTTTTTAGGAAAAGAGATTAAAAACAGGTTTGGATTTTTAGATAAAAAAACTATGATCCAAATTGCAAAAGAAAAACTTCAGTTATTAGGACTAGATATCAATCCTACTGTTCTTATGAAAGACATTTCTTTAGGATATAGGCAATTGGTTGAAATTGCAAAAGCTCTTTTGTTAGATGCAGAACTTATTATTATGGATGAACCAACAGCTGCTCTTACAGATCGAGAAATAGAACTACTTTTTAAAGTCATTAGAGATCTAAGAGACCAAGGGGTTTCATTTGTCTATATTTCTCATAGAATGGAAGAAATATTTGAACTTTGTGATGAAATTACGGTTTTGCGTGATGGCAAATATATTGGATGTAAAAAGATTGCTGACACTCATTTTGATGAAATTGTAAGCATGATGGTAGGATATGACATGGATGATCGTTTCCCTAAAGTAGAAACAAATCCAGGAGAAGTAGTTTTATCTGTAAAACAATTAACGAAAAAAGGAAAATTTGAAGACATTACTTTTGAGGTAAGAAGTGGAGAGGTATTAGGATTTTCGGGCCTTATGGGAGCAGGAAGAACAGATGTAATGCATGCCATATTTGGAAGTATGAAATATGATACAGGAGAAATTTATTTAAATGGAAAAAAGGTCAAAATAGATTCTCCTTTAACTGCAAAAAAATTAGGAATTGGATTTATTACAGAAGATCGAAAAAATGAAGGGCTTATATTAGATTTTGCGATCAATAGTAATATGGCATTACCTTCTTTAAAGGAATTTACAAACAATGGAATGATTCAAGATTCTAAAATATCCAAGGAAGTAGATGAATTTATAAAGAAATTAAAAGTAAGAACTCCTAGTCAAAATATTGAAGTGGGAAATTTAAGTGGAGGAAATCAACAAAAGGTTGTTATTGCAAAATGGCTCATGACAAATCCAAAAGTTCTGATATTAGATGAACCAACACGTGGGGTAGATGTGGGAGCAAAAAAAGAAATTTATGAAATTATTAATCAATTAAAAAAATCAGGAGTTGCAGTTATAGTAGTTTCTAGTGAACTTCCAGAGATTTTGGGAATTTGTGACAAAATTGCAGTGATGCATATGAAGAAATTAAAGAAGATATTTGATGGAAAAGAGGCTACACAAGAAAAAATTATGGAATATGCTACGGGTGGAGGAAAATAATTTATGGAAAAAATAGGTAGATTATATAAGAAATTTGGAACCGTAGGAAGTTTACTTCTTTTAGTGATTATTGTAACCATATTAAATCCAAAGTTTTTTACTATGTATAATATATTAAATATATTTAGACAAGTGTCTATCAATGGATTGATTGCTTTTGGAATGACCTTTGTTATATTAACAGGAGGAATCGATTTATCTGTAGGAGCAACCTTGGGGTTATCAGGCATGATTTTAGGTCTTATGGTATCCTCAGGATTTTCTGACGTAGTTTCTATACTTGCTGCATTAATTTTAGGAACTTTACTTGGAGCATTTAATGGAGTCTTAGTTTCTAAGGTAAAACTTCAACCATTTATTGCTACACTGGCTACTATGACTATGTTCAGAGGTATTACTATGATTATTTCAGATGGAATTCCATTTATGAAATTAACAAAAAATGCTCCTATATTAGACTGGTTTAGCCAAGGAGAATTTTTGAAAATACCTATTCCCATGATTATATTTATAGGGTTTTTAGTATTATTACTTGTCATTTTACAAAATACTACCTTTGGTAGAGGGGTGTATGCAGTAGGTGGAAATGAAGAAGCTGCAAGATTATCTTCTATACCAGTAGATAAAATAAAGACTTTTGTGTACGTAATTAGTGGTTTTTTATCTGCATTAGCAGGAGTGATCTTAACCTCTAGACTTAGTTCCTCTCAACCTACAGCAGGAATGGGATTTGAATTAGATGCTATTGCAGCTGTAGTTATAGGTGGGACAAGCTTATCTGGAGGAAAAGGAAAAGTTTTTGGTACTTTCCTAGGAGTATTAATTATTGGAGTTTTAAACAATGGACTCAATATTATAGGTGTTTCAGCGTTTTACCAACAATTTATTAAAGGGCTTGTAATACTTTTAGCGGTAATTTTAGACCGTAAAAGTAATGCATAATAAAAATAAGGGGGAACTATAATGAAAAAAATTGTTT from Inediibacterium massiliense includes the following:
- a CDS encoding sugar ABC transporter ATP-binding protein, translated to MKDIQKSFGDVHVLENAGLHVKDKQIHALMGENGAGKSTMMKILTGVYTKDSGEIIINGKSQEIHNIRESENLKIAFIHQELNVLREMSIVDNMFLGKEIKNRFGFLDKKTMIQIAKEKLQLLGLDINPTVLMKDISLGYRQLVEIAKALLLDAELIIMDEPTAALTDREIELLFKVIRDLRDQGVSFVYISHRMEEIFELCDEITVLRDGKYIGCKKIADTHFDEIVSMMVGYDMDDRFPKVETNPGEVVLSVKQLTKKGKFEDITFEVRSGEVLGFSGLMGAGRTDVMHAIFGSMKYDTGEIYLNGKKVKIDSPLTAKKLGIGFITEDRKNEGLILDFAINSNMALPSLKEFTNNGMIQDSKISKEVDEFIKKLKVRTPSQNIEVGNLSGGNQQKVVIAKWLMTNPKVLILDEPTRGVDVGAKKEIYEIINQLKKSGVAVIVVSSELPEILGICDKIAVMHMKKLKKIFDGKEATQEKIMEYATGGGK
- a CDS encoding ABC transporter permease, which codes for MEKIGRLYKKFGTVGSLLLLVIIVTILNPKFFTMYNILNIFRQVSINGLIAFGMTFVILTGGIDLSVGATLGLSGMILGLMVSSGFSDVVSILAALILGTLLGAFNGVLVSKVKLQPFIATLATMTMFRGITMIISDGIPFMKLTKNAPILDWFSQGEFLKIPIPMIIFIGFLVLLLVILQNTTFGRGVYAVGGNEEAARLSSIPVDKIKTFVYVISGFLSALAGVILTSRLSSSQPTAGMGFELDAIAAVVIGGTSLSGGKGKVFGTFLGVLIIGVLNNGLNIIGVSAFYQQFIKGLVILLAVILDRKSNA